One Natrinema marinum genomic window carries:
- a CDS encoding DNA-3-methyladenine glycosylase family protein, whose translation METGTIPVDDLAGGLDLYRTLESGQSYLWRRENGEMYAGTPAPGVWYSTVVDGDVLRVRTRDGHLEWESTTDAEPTVRRLLRLDDDLEAIVAAAPDDPLLREAYEAHRGMRLVDDPPFGCLISFICSAQMRVSRIHTMVSTLAREYGDAIAFEGETYHAFPTPDQLATATEADLRELGLGYRAPYVARTAAMVADGEAHPAEARNLVYEDAREYLTRFVGVGEKVADCVLLFSLGFDEAVPLDTWINSAIEEHYPSCDRGSYAATSRALRERLGGEYAGYAQTYIFHHLRTGE comes from the coding sequence ATGGAGACGGGGACGATCCCGGTCGACGACCTCGCCGGCGGACTCGATCTGTATCGAACGCTCGAGAGCGGACAGAGCTACCTCTGGCGACGCGAAAACGGCGAGATGTACGCCGGAACGCCGGCCCCGGGCGTCTGGTACTCGACGGTGGTCGACGGCGACGTACTCCGCGTCCGAACCCGCGACGGGCACCTCGAGTGGGAGTCGACGACCGACGCCGAGCCGACCGTGCGCCGACTGCTGCGCCTCGACGACGACCTCGAGGCGATCGTCGCGGCCGCGCCCGACGACCCGTTGCTCCGCGAAGCGTACGAGGCCCACCGCGGGATGCGACTGGTCGACGATCCTCCCTTCGGCTGTCTGATCTCGTTTATCTGTTCGGCCCAGATGCGAGTGAGTCGGATCCACACGATGGTCTCGACGCTGGCTCGGGAATACGGCGACGCGATCGCGTTCGAGGGCGAGACCTACCACGCGTTCCCGACGCCGGACCAGCTCGCGACCGCGACAGAAGCCGACCTCCGCGAACTTGGGTTGGGGTATCGCGCACCCTACGTCGCCCGGACGGCGGCGATGGTCGCCGACGGCGAAGCGCACCCGGCCGAGGCGCGGAACCTCGTGTACGAGGACGCACGGGAGTACCTGACTCGGTTCGTCGGCGTCGGCGAGAAGGTGGCCGACTGCGTCCTGCTCTTCTCGCTCGGCTTCGACGAGGCCGTCCCGCTCGATACCTGGATCAACTCGGCGATCGAGGAGCACTACCCCAGCTGCGATCGCGGCTCCTACGCCGCCACGTCTCGAGCACTGCGCGAACGGCTCGGCGGCGAGTACGCGGGGTATGCCCAAACGTACATCTTCCATCACCTCAGAACCGGCGAGTGA
- the moaC gene encoding cyclic pyranopterin monophosphate synthase MoaC, with protein sequence MSEDGAAGSSVPEDEGEDANADELTHTTAEGDVQMVDVGDKPDSERRAVAAGEIRLQSSTIDAIRADEVGKGDVLATARVGAIQAVKHTWETIPMCHQIPITNVDTDFSLADDRIELRVAVETTGKTGCEMEALEGVTTGLNVVWDMVKAVEKDDEGQYPDTGIENVRVVQKEKRRA encoded by the coding sequence ATGAGTGAGGACGGTGCGGCCGGCTCGAGCGTCCCGGAAGACGAGGGTGAAGACGCGAACGCGGACGAACTGACCCACACCACCGCCGAAGGCGACGTGCAGATGGTCGACGTCGGCGACAAGCCCGACAGCGAGCGCCGCGCGGTCGCCGCCGGTGAAATCCGCCTGCAATCGTCGACGATCGACGCGATCCGGGCCGACGAGGTCGGCAAGGGAGACGTCCTCGCCACTGCCCGCGTCGGCGCGATCCAGGCCGTCAAGCACACCTGGGAGACGATCCCGATGTGCCACCAGATCCCGATCACCAACGTCGACACCGACTTCTCGCTCGCCGACGACCGAATCGAGCTTCGGGTCGCCGTCGAGACCACCGGCAAGACCGGCTGCGAGATGGAGGCTCTCGAGGGGGTCACGACCGGCCTCAACGTCGTCTGGGACATGGTCAAGGCCGTCGAGAAGGACGACGAGGGCCAGTATCCCGACACCGGGATCGAGAACGTGCGCGTCGTACAAAAGGAGAAGCGACGGGCGTAG
- a CDS encoding NAD(P)H-hydrate dehydratase has product MITGERMAAVDENAAALGVPRKQLMESSGHAVAREVREVTDTGARVAVVAGRGNNGGDAFVAARFLDEFEVTTLLLGRADTIGTDIARENWDALQQAEYDTREVVDSSAFDLPEADVIVDAMLGTGISGDLREPAATAARAINEADATVVAVDVPSGFDADGGDHAANGVDADRIVTFHDSKPGLDDLEAAVSVADIGIPAAAERFVGPGDVDLARPTGRDGRPYIIGGGPYTGAPALAAQASLRAGAELSFVAAPDAVAGEIQSYAEDLIVQPYESDRLSPDRVDDLLETAERYDDVVVLGPGLGSADETLEAVRQFLSSYTGRAVVDADALAVVPEIETEATLVCTPNRRELARMGGPDTDSLREAADEIEDFAADLSHVVLAKGVDDVATDGERTRVCRTGAPGMKVGGTGDLLAGIVAALLEHADPLDAAAAAAYVNGRAGERLADDGSMGFLASEMLGEIPAALWGENDE; this is encoded by the coding sequence ATGATTACAGGCGAGCGAATGGCCGCTGTCGACGAGAACGCCGCCGCGCTCGGCGTACCGCGAAAGCAGTTGATGGAGTCGAGCGGACACGCTGTCGCCCGCGAGGTTCGGGAAGTCACCGACACAGGGGCTCGAGTCGCCGTCGTCGCCGGCCGAGGGAACAACGGCGGTGACGCGTTCGTCGCCGCCCGCTTTCTGGACGAGTTCGAGGTGACGACGCTGCTGCTCGGCCGGGCCGACACGATCGGCACCGACATCGCTCGCGAGAACTGGGACGCGCTCCAGCAAGCCGAGTACGACACCCGTGAGGTGGTCGACTCGAGCGCCTTCGACCTCCCAGAGGCCGACGTGATCGTCGACGCGATGCTCGGAACGGGGATCAGCGGCGACCTCCGCGAACCGGCGGCGACCGCCGCACGGGCGATCAACGAGGCCGACGCGACCGTCGTGGCAGTCGACGTGCCCTCGGGATTCGACGCCGACGGCGGCGACCACGCGGCCAACGGCGTCGACGCCGACCGCATCGTCACCTTCCACGATTCGAAACCGGGACTGGACGACCTCGAGGCCGCGGTCTCCGTCGCGGACATCGGCATCCCCGCGGCCGCCGAGCGGTTCGTCGGTCCCGGCGATGTCGACCTCGCCCGGCCGACTGGCCGGGACGGCCGACCGTACATCATCGGCGGCGGTCCCTACACCGGCGCGCCGGCACTGGCCGCGCAGGCATCGCTGCGAGCGGGTGCCGAACTGTCCTTCGTCGCTGCCCCCGACGCCGTCGCCGGCGAGATCCAGAGCTACGCCGAGGATCTCATCGTCCAGCCCTACGAGAGCGACCGGCTCTCGCCCGATCGGGTCGACGACCTCCTCGAGACGGCCGAGCGGTACGACGACGTGGTCGTCCTCGGTCCCGGTCTCGGCTCCGCCGACGAGACCCTCGAGGCCGTCCGGCAGTTCCTCTCGTCGTACACCGGCCGGGCGGTCGTCGACGCCGACGCGCTCGCGGTCGTGCCGGAGATCGAGACCGAGGCCACGCTGGTCTGTACGCCCAACCGCCGGGAACTCGCCCGGATGGGCGGTCCCGATACCGACTCGCTGCGCGAGGCGGCCGACGAGATCGAGGACTTCGCCGCGGACCTGAGCCACGTCGTCCTTGCCAAGGGCGTCGACGACGTGGCGACCGACGGCGAGCGAACCCGGGTCTGCCGGACCGGCGCGCCCGGTATGAAAGTCGGCGGCACCGGCGACCTGCTGGCCGGCATCGTCGCGGCGCTGCTCGAACACGCCGACCCGCTCGACGCCGCGGCGGCGGCCGCGTACGTCAACGGCCGCGCCGGCGAGCGACTCGCCGACGACGGCTCGATGGGATTTCTCGCCTCCGAGATGCTCGGAGAGATCCCCGCGGCGCTGTGGGGTGAGAACGATGAGTGA
- a CDS encoding UPF0058 family protein: MKKQELIHLHGLLAEVSNQCAAWENCQIDLEEYESLGIRPTSIHKSKTDHKAAVFALAGGITTNMREGEQEAVAATAD, encoded by the coding sequence ATGAAGAAGCAGGAGCTCATTCACCTTCACGGCCTTCTGGCGGAGGTATCCAATCAGTGTGCAGCGTGGGAAAACTGTCAGATCGATCTCGAGGAGTACGAATCCCTCGGAATCCGACCGACATCGATCCACAAATCGAAGACCGATCACAAAGCTGCTGTTTTTGCGCTCGCTGGGGGAATCACGACGAACATGCGGGAAGGGGAGCAGGAAGCAGTCGCCGCAACAGCGGACTGA
- the phaC gene encoding class III poly(R)-hydroxyalkanoic acid synthase subunit PhaC, producing MKNPYSIALDMQRQAWEATADLADKSRIAPERTETVENIDVGQTPSEVVYEENKLRLLHYEPMTEEQHDVPILVVYALINKPYILDLQPDRSVVQTLLEAGFDVYLIDWGEPSKLDRSLSLDDYVNRYIDNCVDEVRERSGQDAINILGYCMGGTKSAMYASLYPEKVKNLALMAAGLCFAGEGGVLELWGADDYYDPETVTETFDNVPAEFLDVGFALMDPVANNVTKYVRFYDNVEDEDFVENFARMERWLDEGIDVAGEAYEEFIRDIYQENKLYENELTLGGEHVDLSKIDMPVLQIVAEYDHLIPPEASKPFNDVISSEDTEILEFATGHIGMSVSSRSHADLWPQVCDWFEARSDGTEAEGEPEAPAEAGADAALAEDVSGEETGTADLADGGSSVEATSSAEAQPEPDVEADDDAAADAVESETDDLTELNGVGQAYADDLAAAGIETFDDLASADIADLAAETGISPSRIEDWTDQARER from the coding sequence ATGAAAAATCCCTATTCGATCGCACTGGACATGCAACGACAGGCCTGGGAGGCGACCGCCGATCTGGCCGACAAGAGCCGAATCGCGCCGGAGCGCACCGAGACGGTCGAGAACATCGACGTCGGCCAGACGCCCAGCGAGGTCGTCTACGAGGAGAACAAGCTGCGGCTCCTCCACTACGAGCCGATGACCGAGGAGCAACACGACGTGCCGATCCTCGTCGTCTACGCGCTGATCAACAAGCCCTACATCCTCGACCTCCAGCCAGATCGCTCCGTGGTCCAGACGCTGCTCGAGGCCGGCTTCGACGTCTACCTCATCGACTGGGGCGAGCCCTCGAAGCTGGACCGGTCGCTGTCGCTCGACGACTACGTCAACCGCTACATCGACAACTGCGTGGACGAGGTTCGCGAGCGCTCCGGGCAGGACGCAATCAATATCCTGGGCTACTGCATGGGTGGCACGAAGTCGGCCATGTACGCCTCGCTGTACCCCGAGAAGGTGAAGAACCTCGCGCTGATGGCCGCCGGCCTCTGTTTCGCCGGCGAGGGCGGCGTCCTCGAACTCTGGGGGGCCGACGACTACTACGACCCCGAGACGGTCACCGAGACCTTCGACAACGTCCCGGCGGAGTTCTTAGACGTCGGCTTCGCGCTGATGGACCCCGTCGCGAACAACGTGACGAAGTACGTCCGATTCTACGACAACGTGGAGGACGAGGACTTCGTCGAGAACTTCGCCCGGATGGAGCGCTGGCTCGACGAGGGTATCGACGTCGCCGGCGAGGCCTACGAGGAGTTCATCCGCGACATCTACCAGGAGAACAAGCTCTACGAGAACGAACTCACTCTCGGGGGCGAACACGTCGATCTCTCGAAGATCGATATGCCGGTGCTCCAGATCGTCGCCGAGTACGACCACCTCATCCCGCCGGAGGCGTCCAAGCCGTTCAACGACGTGATCTCCTCCGAGGACACGGAGATCCTCGAGTTCGCGACGGGGCACATCGGGATGTCCGTCTCCTCGCGGAGCCACGCGGACCTCTGGCCGCAGGTCTGTGACTGGTTCGAAGCGCGGTCGGACGGTACCGAGGCAGAAGGCGAACCGGAAGCCCCAGCCGAGGCGGGAGCGGACGCCGCCCTCGCCGAGGACGTCTCCGGTGAGGAGACGGGCACCGCGGACCTCGCCGACGGCGGCTCGAGCGTCGAGGCGACCTCGAGTGCCGAGGCCCAGCCCGAACCGGACGTGGAGGCCGACGACGACGCGGCGGCCGACGCGGTCGAGTCCGAAACCGACGACCTCACCGAACTGAACGGCGTCGGTCAGGCCTACGCGGACGACCTCGCTGCCGCCGGCATCGAGACGTTCGACGACCTTGCTAGCGCGGACATCGCCGATCTCGCCGCCGAAACGGGGATTTCCCCGAGTCGCATCGAAGACTGGACCGACCAGGCTCGAGAGCGGTGA
- a CDS encoding NAD(P)H-dependent flavin oxidoreductase, with product MTPRTPLCDLLEIEHPIVQAPIGSATCPELAAAVSNAGGLGQLAVTWRDFEATRRAIRETRDLTDEPFAVNLVLDEATTIEDTPDHLATVLDAGAPIVTFSFGDAAPFVERVHDADAIAVQTVGSAAEASRAVDAGVDIVVTQGLEAGGHVQSEVATTVLVPRVADAVGDEVPIVAAGGIADGRGIAAALALGADGAWLGTRFVATEESRVHDRYRDRLRESDETDTAFTTLFDKGWPGTAHRVLRNETLERWESAGRPPVGERPGEHDVVARTGDGDPIERYDEALATPDVDGAIDELALFAGQSVGLTDDVRPARVVLEDLVADTREAISGLPGRETSER from the coding sequence ATGACGCCACGGACGCCGCTCTGTGACTTGCTCGAGATCGAACACCCGATCGTCCAAGCGCCGATCGGGAGCGCGACCTGTCCCGAACTGGCCGCCGCCGTGTCGAACGCGGGCGGCCTGGGACAGCTCGCGGTGACGTGGCGCGATTTCGAGGCGACGCGCCGCGCGATTCGGGAAACGCGAGACCTGACCGACGAGCCGTTCGCGGTCAACCTCGTCCTCGACGAGGCGACGACGATCGAAGACACCCCGGACCACCTCGCGACGGTCCTCGACGCGGGCGCGCCGATCGTCACCTTCTCGTTCGGCGACGCCGCGCCGTTCGTCGAACGGGTCCACGACGCGGACGCGATCGCGGTCCAGACCGTCGGCAGCGCCGCGGAAGCGAGCCGGGCGGTCGACGCCGGCGTCGATATCGTGGTCACGCAGGGGCTCGAGGCCGGCGGCCACGTCCAGAGCGAGGTGGCGACCACGGTGCTCGTTCCGCGGGTCGCGGACGCCGTCGGCGACGAGGTACCGATCGTCGCGGCCGGCGGGATCGCCGACGGCCGCGGGATCGCCGCCGCGCTCGCGCTGGGCGCCGACGGCGCGTGGCTCGGGACGCGATTCGTCGCGACCGAGGAGTCGCGGGTCCACGACCGCTATCGGGATCGGCTCCGTGAGAGCGACGAGACCGACACCGCGTTTACGACTCTCTTCGACAAGGGCTGGCCCGGCACGGCCCACCGGGTGCTGCGAAACGAGACGCTCGAGCGCTGGGAGTCGGCCGGCCGGCCGCCGGTCGGGGAACGGCCGGGCGAGCACGACGTCGTCGCGCGGACCGGCGACGGCGACCCGATCGAGCGGTACGACGAGGCCCTCGCCACGCCGGATGTCGACGGTGCTATCGACGAACTGGCGCTGTTCGCCGGCCAGAGCGTCGGGCTGACCGACGACGTTCGGCCCGCACGCGTCGTACTCGAGGACCTCGTCGCGGACACGCGCGAAGCGATTTCGGGACTACCGGGCCGAGAAACGAGCGAGCGATAG
- a CDS encoding poly(R)-hydroxyalkanoic acid synthase subunit PhaE: MADSQPQAQNWNAFVEQWNEQFLEALEDNMEAQARFVESWSETVGDLSEDSEISDGVEGYARAYETWMNASQQMVERVNDQFEGEDVDVEEFRDIWLNTANEAFKDVMSTTAFAKMTGETVGDVLELQQQADEASQETLRSLGFATEDDVVEVGDRLVELERRQHAVEEKLDRVLEHLEE, encoded by the coding sequence ATGGCAGATTCACAACCCCAGGCGCAAAACTGGAACGCGTTCGTCGAACAGTGGAACGAGCAGTTCCTCGAGGCGCTCGAGGACAACATGGAGGCACAGGCCAGGTTCGTCGAGAGCTGGTCCGAGACCGTCGGCGATCTCAGCGAGGACTCCGAGATTTCCGACGGCGTCGAGGGCTACGCCCGCGCCTACGAGACCTGGATGAACGCCTCCCAGCAGATGGTCGAGCGAGTAAACGATCAGTTCGAGGGCGAGGATGTCGACGTCGAGGAGTTCCGTGACATCTGGCTCAACACGGCCAACGAGGCGTTCAAAGATGTCATGTCGACGACCGCGTTCGCGAAGATGACCGGCGAGACCGTCGGCGACGTGCTCGAACTCCAGCAGCAGGCCGACGAGGCCTCCCAGGAGACGCTCCGGTCGCTCGGCTTCGCCACCGAGGACGATGTCGTCGAAGTCGGTGACCGCCTCGTCGAACTCGAGCGTCGCCAACACGCCGTCGAGGAGAAACTCGACCGCGTCCTCGAGCACTTAGAAGAATGA
- a CDS encoding MaoC family dehydratase — protein MVYENTRGENLTAMTSAWSAMTRGFFRTATAANRAAVSAMLPLADGESDPSTERVAPPIPSVDYSDLDWQFDRTVDDPDHISVGDTVTFEKALTDEDVRAFAAVSGDTNRLHLDEGFAADTRFGERIVHGTLVSGLISAALARLPGLTIYLSQDLEFSGPVGVGDRVSARVEVVEDLGNDQYRLETVVRDEDDDATVIDGEAVVLIDDLPAE, from the coding sequence ATGGTATACGAGAACACTCGAGGGGAGAACCTCACCGCGATGACGAGCGCGTGGTCGGCGATGACGCGAGGGTTCTTCCGAACCGCGACTGCAGCAAACCGTGCGGCCGTCTCCGCGATGCTCCCATTGGCCGACGGCGAGAGCGATCCGAGCACCGAACGAGTCGCCCCACCGATTCCGTCGGTCGACTACTCCGATCTCGATTGGCAGTTCGACCGTACGGTCGACGACCCCGACCACATCAGCGTCGGCGACACCGTCACCTTCGAGAAGGCCCTGACGGACGAGGATGTCCGGGCGTTCGCCGCGGTCAGCGGCGACACGAACCGCCTCCACCTCGACGAGGGCTTCGCGGCCGACACTCGCTTCGGCGAGCGCATCGTCCACGGCACGCTCGTCTCCGGACTCATCAGCGCCGCCCTCGCACGCCTCCCCGGACTGACAATCTACCTCTCTCAGGATCTCGAGTTCAGCGGCCCCGTCGGCGTCGGCGACCGCGTCTCCGCTCGCGTCGAGGTCGTCGAGGACCTCGGTAACGACCAGTACCGCCTCGAGACGGTCGTCCGCGACGAGGACGACGATGCGACCGTCATCGACGGCGAGGCCGTCGTCCTGATCGACGACCTGCCCGCCGAGTGA
- a CDS encoding AbrB/MazE/SpoVT family DNA-binding domain-containing protein, whose amino-acid sequence MTDDSDRSLWFPPAMFTEGIQEMQEAGEQVAESQQEMVKQMLQATSANPFENTSAFGPMNMGTATFKARVQSGGRISIPGPEREALDIEEGDIVQTIVVPVKRNRDE is encoded by the coding sequence ATGACGGACGACTCCGACCGATCGCTCTGGTTCCCGCCCGCGATGTTTACCGAAGGGATCCAGGAAATGCAGGAAGCGGGCGAGCAGGTCGCCGAATCCCAGCAGGAGATGGTAAAGCAGATGCTGCAGGCGACGTCGGCGAACCCCTTCGAGAACACGTCGGCCTTCGGCCCGATGAACATGGGTACCGCGACGTTCAAAGCCCGTGTGCAAAGCGGCGGTCGGATCAGCATTCCCGGTCCCGAACGGGAGGCCCTCGACATCGAAGAGGGCGATATCGTCCAGACGATCGTCGTCCCCGTCAAACGCAACCGAGACGAGTAA
- a CDS encoding acylphosphatase has protein sequence MAGRTRAHVFVSGTVQGVYYRANTRETAREEGVDGWVKNLDDGRVEAVFEGPEDAVESMIEWCYTGSPASEVEDVEAEYEEPQGEAGFEIRY, from the coding sequence ATGGCTGGTCGAACTCGCGCACACGTGTTCGTCTCCGGGACGGTCCAGGGCGTCTACTACCGCGCGAACACTCGCGAGACGGCTCGCGAGGAGGGCGTAGATGGCTGGGTGAAGAACCTCGATGACGGTCGCGTCGAGGCGGTCTTCGAGGGGCCCGAAGACGCCGTCGAGTCGATGATCGAGTGGTGTTACACGGGTAGTCCCGCGTCCGAAGTTGAGGACGTCGAGGCCGAATACGAGGAACCGCAGGGCGAAGCCGGGTTCGAAATTCGGTACTGA
- a CDS encoding beta-ketoacyl-ACP reductase: MSMDGRTCVITGSARGIGRGIAEYLGEEGANVVVNYRSSEGPAHEAVEAIESAGGSAVAAKADVSDRAEVEHMREVCHEAFGQCDVLVNNAGITADKQFTEMSREEWDRVMDVNLGGMFNCTQLFYDDLWNAHEGRLINISSVVGKQGNFGQANYAAAKSGMFGFTRTIALELAQGGSTANCVAPGFTATDMLESVPDSVLDRIIAGIPLERLAEVEDIAAVVRFLASEDSSYVTGEVIDVNGGMDL, encoded by the coding sequence ATGTCCATGGATGGTCGTACCTGCGTAATCACAGGATCGGCACGAGGTATCGGTCGGGGTATCGCCGAGTACCTCGGCGAAGAGGGGGCGAACGTAGTGGTCAACTACCGCTCGTCGGAGGGACCGGCACACGAGGCCGTCGAAGCGATCGAATCCGCCGGGGGCTCCGCCGTCGCGGCCAAGGCCGACGTCAGCGACCGCGCGGAGGTCGAACACATGCGCGAGGTCTGCCACGAGGCCTTCGGGCAGTGCGACGTCCTTGTCAACAACGCCGGCATCACCGCCGACAAGCAGTTCACCGAGATGTCCCGCGAGGAGTGGGACCGCGTGATGGACGTCAACCTCGGCGGCATGTTCAACTGCACCCAGCTGTTCTACGACGACCTCTGGAACGCACACGAGGGCCGACTCATCAATATCTCGAGCGTCGTCGGTAAACAGGGTAACTTCGGGCAGGCAAACTACGCCGCGGCGAAAAGCGGCATGTTCGGCTTCACCCGGACGATCGCCCTCGAGCTCGCCCAAGGCGGCTCGACGGCCAACTGCGTCGCGCCCGGCTTTACCGCCACCGACATGCTCGAGAGCGTCCCCGACAGTGTCCTCGATCGCATCATCGCAGGCATCCCGCTCGAACGCCTCGCGGAAGTCGAGGACATCGCGGCCGTGGTTCGGTTCCTCGCGAGCGAGGACTCGTCGTATGTGACGGGGGAAGTGATCGACGTCAACGGCGGGATGGACCTGTAG
- a CDS encoding mRNA cleavage and polyadenylation specificity factor-like protein, with the protein MTVRYRDGIHFEREGEARVVADARSAVGAVNVVSHAHADHTFRTPPETVVCSAETAAIAEARTGTAFEFVERAPGIELVPAGHVVGSRAAIIDLEAVGGLDGDRDRLVTDGPQRYCYTGDFSVRDRCYLEGFDPHAVAADALVVETTYGLPKYRFPPQDELEAAIADWLRENDDRPLFLFGYSLGRAQKLQWIARDTTGDERREILVSDTIGNVNRAIERATEGGLSFSGRPYDSLRGLTDEIVILPSNQARADWVETAVDRECGLKAGFSGWAVDDSFRYRGNYDVTFPLTDHCDFDELVETVRTIDPEVVYTQHGFDEAFAEYLETEHGYRARPLKRDQRTLEEFC; encoded by the coding sequence GTGACCGTACGGTACCGAGACGGGATCCACTTCGAGCGCGAGGGCGAGGCTCGCGTCGTCGCCGACGCCCGCAGCGCCGTCGGCGCGGTCAACGTGGTGAGTCACGCCCACGCCGACCACACGTTCCGGACGCCACCGGAGACCGTCGTCTGCTCCGCCGAGACCGCGGCGATCGCCGAAGCCCGAACGGGGACCGCCTTCGAGTTCGTCGAGCGAGCGCCCGGCATCGAACTCGTCCCGGCCGGCCACGTGGTGGGGTCGCGCGCCGCGATCATCGACCTCGAGGCCGTCGGCGGTCTCGACGGGGACCGCGACCGACTCGTGACCGACGGCCCGCAGCGCTACTGCTACACGGGCGACTTCTCCGTTCGGGACCGGTGCTACCTCGAGGGGTTCGACCCCCACGCCGTCGCGGCGGACGCGCTCGTCGTGGAGACCACCTACGGGCTCCCGAAGTACCGGTTTCCGCCACAAGACGAACTCGAGGCCGCGATCGCGGACTGGCTCCGGGAGAACGACGACCGACCGCTGTTCCTGTTTGGCTACTCGCTGGGCCGCGCCCAGAAACTCCAGTGGATCGCCCGCGACACGACCGGAGATGAGCGTCGGGAGATCCTCGTCTCCGACACGATCGGGAACGTGAACCGGGCGATCGAACGTGCGACCGAGGGCGGACTCTCGTTTTCCGGCCGACCGTATGACTCGCTTCGCGGGCTGACCGATGAGATCGTGATCCTCCCGTCGAACCAGGCGCGGGCCGACTGGGTCGAGACGGCGGTCGACCGCGAATGCGGGCTGAAAGCGGGCTTTTCCGGCTGGGCCGTCGACGACTCCTTTCGCTATCGCGGAAACTACGACGTCACGTTTCCGCTCACGGACCACTGCGATTTCGACGAACTCGTCGAGACAGTTCGCACGATCGACCCCGAAGTCGTCTACACGCAACACGGCTTCGACGAGGCGTTCGCCGAGTACCTCGAGACGGAACACGGCTACCGCGCCCGGCCGTTGAAACGGGATCAGCGGACGCTCGAGGAGTTCTGCTAG
- a CDS encoding DUF555 domain-containing protein, whose protein sequence is MNCRVVVEAAVPVFDVETEDEAIRIAISKTGEMLNPDLNYVEINMGERTSPSGEELPPAFIAADEALVALELEMTVFNVEREEHASRIARKEIGQRLENIPLEVDSVEVLEEEDDEDESAVAADDSDDDQADEKGDSDSGSDERDADEDEEILPEFEDLVE, encoded by the coding sequence ATGAATTGCAGGGTTGTCGTCGAAGCTGCCGTGCCGGTATTCGACGTGGAAACGGAGGACGAGGCGATCCGTATCGCCATCTCGAAGACGGGCGAGATGCTGAACCCTGACTTAAATTACGTCGAGATCAACATGGGCGAGCGGACCTCGCCATCGGGAGAGGAACTCCCGCCCGCGTTCATCGCGGCCGACGAGGCCCTCGTCGCGCTCGAGTTGGAGATGACCGTCTTCAACGTCGAGCGTGAGGAACACGCCTCGCGGATCGCCCGAAAGGAGATCGGCCAACGCCTCGAGAACATCCCGCTCGAGGTCGACTCGGTCGAGGTATTAGAAGAAGAGGACGACGAAGACGAGTCGGCTGTGGCTGCAGACGATTCGGACGACGACCAAGCGGACGAAAAAGGCGATTCGGACTCCGGGAGCGACGAACGCGACGCCGACGAGGACGAAGAAATCCTCCCCGAGTTCGAGGACCTCGTCGAATAG